One Thunnus maccoyii chromosome 14, fThuMac1.1, whole genome shotgun sequence genomic window carries:
- the mertka gene encoding tyrosine-protein kinase Mer: MAKKSTPGWFGVFLSTATITIFVGSPVSAQHSRNRFHRPSRTSEPLVIAGHVSRVYLSPDELKRLQFKPTIGSILLSEGREVKFNCSINIPNASLDPTIVWMKNGQELPGNMQATINELQTITDGVTTHVSTVSINQVQKVHAGEYCCRLNISTKMVESDLIVIEVEGLPTFIQQPEDRNVTRDTPFTLSCTAVGPPDPVHIRWLRDGLPVSDFPSSPSSYTVSGVDKYTRFSCEANNTKGVTTSREANINIKVPPSPVSNVTVMERQSSKLMLSWIPGHDGFSPLTKCHIRVKEVSRRKGLVTTTRFINVTVPPFQCEVSGLQAMTWYNMSVSCSNEVGASPVTMWIHSNTTEGVPSVYPRNVTVQQNESWLMIRWKPPPDDKINGILQGYDIIVRHGAQVNKFHSSTTMAFVAVQEFNTTYSVEVAACTQAGSGMVSPPVWLFVPEDKLVPSPSSSPDTRVPDSVYIVLGVVCGFCLLLLILWGAICVHNRTSDSWFGWWFGGEEKLQPIVQYKPQRTYNRSAIGITLGNLGISDELQAKLQDVMVMRNLLSIGKILGEGEFGSVVEGHLRQPDGTSEKVAVKTMKLDSFSQREIEEFLNEAACMKDFNHPNVIKLLGVCLEVGSEHFPKPMVILPFMKYGDLHSFLLRSRLGESPVFLPTQILLKFMVDIALGMEYLSGRNFLHRDLAARNCMLRDDMTVCVADFGLSKKIYSGDYYRQGRIAKMPVKWIAVESLADRVFTVKSDVWAFGVTMWEIATRGMTPYPGVQNHEIYDYLLEGHRLKQPTNCLDELYEIMYSCWRSDPLDRPFFPQLRGMLEKLTEKLPESCSKDDIIYINTSFPEEDPNGEALSAEPPMFSSSPSCSRQAAENSIVTADIHGSLEDEEDEDDDRYVVVISSDPSLRSAAVDIPLLSSNALSHTNGDVVTDVTGMDHNSSDTSLLL; encoded by the exons ATGGCAAAGAAGTCAACTCCAGGCTGGTTTGGAGTTTTTCTCTCTACTGCGACTATAACGATTTTTGTTGGGAGTCCGGTCAGCG CCCAGCATTCCAGGAACCGCTTTCACCGACCTAGCAGGACCTCTGAGCCTCTTGTGATAGCAGGCCACGTTTCAAGGGTATACCTGAGCCCGGATGAGCTCAAACGGCTGCAATTCAAGCCCACCATTGGTTCCATCTTGCTGTCGGAGGGCCGTGAGGTTAAGTTCAACTGTTCTATCAACATCCCCAATGCCAGCCTGGATCCCACCATTGTATGGATGAAGAACGGCCAGGAACTGCCTGGAAACATGCAGGCGACGATCAATGAGCTCCAGACCATCACAGATGGGGTTACGACTCACGTCTCCACTGTCAG TATCAACCAGGTGCAGAAGGTGCATGCTGGGGAGTACTGCTGCAGACTGAATATCAGCACCAAGATGGTGGAGTCTGATCTAATCGTCATTGAGGTGGAAG GTCTACCAACATTTATTCAGCAACCAGAGGACAGGAACGTAACAAGGGACACACCTTTCACTCTTTCATGTACGGCGGTGGGACCTCCAGACCCCGTTCATATCCGCTGGCTCCGTGATGGATTACCTGTTAGTGACTTTCCAAGCTCTCCCAGCAGCTACACTGTGTCAG GTGTGGACAAGTACACTCGGTTCAGCTGTGAAGCTAACAACACGAAGGGTGTCACCACCTCCAGAGAGGCAAATATCAACATCAAAG TGCCTCCCAGTCCTGTGTCTAATGTTACTGTGATGGAGAGACAATCCAGTAAGTTGATGCTGAGCTGGATCCCAGGACATGATGGCTTCTCTCCACTCACCAAGTGCCACATCAGG GTGAAAGAGGTGAGTCGTAGAAAAGGACTGGTGACAACCACCAGGTTCATTAATGTCACAGTGCCACCATTCCAGTGTGAAGTCTCTGGGCTGCAGGCCATGACGTGGTACAACATGAGTGTTTCCTGCAGTAATGAAGTGGGCGCCTCTCCTGTCACCATGTGGATCCACAGCAACACTAcagagggag TGCCATCAGTTTATCCCCGAAATGTGACTGTACAGCAGAATGAATCTTGGCTGATGATTAGATGGAAACCTCCACCAGATGATAAGATAAACGGCATCTTGCAGGGTTATGATATTATTGTCAGACATGGGGCACAAGTGAACAAG TTCCACAGTTCCACCACCATGGCCTTTGTAGCTGTGCAGGAATTCAACACCACCTACAGCGTGGAGGTAGCCGCATGTACACAGGCAGGGAGCGGCATGGTCAGCCCACCAGTCTGGCTGTTTGTACCAGAGGACA AATTGGTCCCGTCCCCTTCGTCCAGCCCTGACACCAGGGTCCCAGACTCTGTCTATATTGTACTGGGTGTGGTGTGTGGCTTCTGTCTTCTGCTGCTTATCCTCTGGGGGGCTATCTGTGTACACAACAGGACTTCTGACTCTTGGTTCGG GTGGTGGTTCGGAGGTGAAGAAAAGCTGCAGCCAATTGTGCAGTACAAACCCCAGAGAACCTACAATCGATCAGCTATAGGAATCACAC TTGGGAACCTTGGTATCAGTGATGAACTCCAGGCTAAACTCCAGGATGTGATGGTCATGAGGAATTTGCTCTCCATAGGAAAGATTCTTGGAGAGG GTGAATTTGGCTCTGTGGTCGAGGGACATTTAAGACAACCAGATGGGACATCAGAAAAAGTTGCTGTGAAGACAATGAAAT TGGACAGCTTTTCTCAAAGGGAAATAGAAGAGTTCCTGAATGAGGCGGCCTGCATGAAAGATTTCAATCATCCAAATGTGATCAAACTGCTCG GTGTGTGCCTGGAAGTGGGATCAGAACATTTTCCCAAGCCCATGGTTATCCTTCCTTTCATGAAATATGGAGATCTGCACAGCTTCCTTCTGCGGTCTCGACTGGGAGAGAGTCCAGTG tTCCTTCCCACTCAGATACTGCTGAAGTTCATGGTTGACATTGCTTTAGGTATGGAGTATCTCAGCGGTCGTAACTTTCTGCATCGTGACCTGGCTGCTCGTAATTGCAT GCTGCGAGATGACATGACAGTGTGTGTAGCAGACTTTGGGCTATCTAAGAAGATCTACAGCGGAGATTATTACAGGCAGGGCAGAATAGCCAAAATGCCAGTAAAATGGATCGCAGTAGAGAGTCTAGCGGACAGAGTTTTTACTGTAAAGAGTGATGTG TGGGCATTTGGGGTTACTATGTGGGAGATTGCTACACGAGGAATGACGCCGTACCCCGGCGTCCAAAACCATGAGATTTATGACTACCTTCTTGAAGGACACAGACTGAAGCAGCCAACAAACTGTTTGGATGAACt GTATGAGATCATGTACAGCTGCTGGAGGTCTGATCCTCTGGACCGACCCTTCTTTCCCCAACTGCGTGGAATGTTGGAAAAACTCACAGAAAAGCTTCCAGAGTCCTGCAGCAAAGATGATATAATCTACATTAACACCAGCTTCCCTGAGGAGGACCCCAATGGAGAAGCACTGTCCGCAGAACCTCCTATGTTCAGCTCCTCCCCTTCCTGCAGCCGCCAGGCAGCAGAAAATTCAATAGTTACTGCGGACATTCACGGGAGcctggaggatgaggaggatgaggacgaTGATCGTTATGTGGTGGTGATCTCCTCTGATCCTTCCCTGAGATCTGCGGCAGTGGACATTCCTCTTTTGTCGAGCAACGCTTTAAGTCACACAAATGGAGACGTGGTTACTGATGTGACAGGGATGGATCACAACTCGAGCGACACTTCTCTCCTGCTGTAA
- the lhcgr gene encoding lutropin-choriogonadotropic hormone receptor: MWTSLPLFLFLSGLFFCGFKCASVFACPRICCCFLNTIKCNNVTEEAALMKGYRLKRLFLYDLSLHTISSHSFEGLKEVQQIEISQSVNLETIETLAFNNLLNLSEISIKNTKSLMHIERRTFNNLPKLRYLSISNTGITIFPDITSINSLESEFVLDICDNLYLKQVPPNAFTGMTTEYVIMNLYNNGFREIHDLAFNGTKIDKLVLKNNRNLRVIHRDAFKGATGPGVLDISATALTKLPSQGLESVLVLMAQSTYALKSLPPLQGLWNLREAYLTYNSHCCALLSWNIHRDLPINPEWNIGSTYCDESDPSARVQHVIGGSADTPLVMDMPFFSDVDQMFGDVNFHYPELDFCQTQPTLVCTPEADAFNPCEDIAGFSFLRVAIWFINILAITGNLTVLLVFFTSRSKMTVPRFLMYHLAFADLCIGIYLLMIATVDLRTRGHYSQHAIEWQTGPGCSAAGFLSLFGGELSVYTLSTITIERWHTITNAMQIERRLGLAQAATIMAAGWLICLGMGMLPLVGISSYTKVSMCLPMDIETPLAQAFIIILLLFNVGAFAVVCVCYVLIYLAVKNPEFPRRSADTKIAKRMAVLIFTDFLCMAPISFFAISAAFKVPLITVTNSKILLVLFFPINSCANPFLYAIFTKAFRKDAYQLMSAMGCCKSKASIYHMKSYCSENAIKSNLGNKNKGYRTGVRLAAMPQQSLHLKEEGEVT, encoded by the exons ATGTGGACGTCGCTGCCGTTGTTCTTGTTcctatctggtttgttcttctgtggattcaAATGCGCTTCGGTTTTCGCCTGCCCGAGGatctgttgctgttttctcaATACAATCAAATGCAACAATGTGACAGAGGAGGCTGCTCTGATGAAGGGTTACCGGCTTAAAAGACT GTTTCTCTATGATTTGTCTTTACACACCATTTCAAGCCATTCTTTTGAGGGTTTGAAGGAAGTCCAGCAGAT TGAGATTTCTCAGAGTGTAAACCTGGAAACCATTGAGACTTTAGCATTTAACAACCTTCTCAACCTCTCAGAAAT CTCAATAAAGAACACAAAGAGTCTGATGCATATTGAACGAAGGACGTTTAACAACCTTCCCAAACTGCGCTACTT GAGCATCTCAAATACTGGGATAACAATTTTTCCTGACATCACATCTATCAATTCTCTTGAATCAGAGTTTGTCTT GGATATCTGTGACAACCTCTATCTAAAGCAAGTACCTCCAAACGCTTTCACTGGAATGACAACGGAATATGTCATAAT GAACCTGTACAACAACGGCTTCAGAGAAATACATGACCTCGCCTTCAATGGGACAAAGATagataaact GGTTTTAAAGAATAATCGAAACCTCAGAGTGATCCACAGAGATGCTTTCAAAGGAGCCACAGGCCCTGGAGTCTT GGACATCTCTGCGACAGCTCTCACTAAGTTACCATCACAGGGACTGGAGTCAGTTCTGGTGTTGATGGCTCAGTCAACATACGCCTTGAAGAGTCTGCCTCCTCTGCAGGGACTGTGGAACCTGCGAGAGGCCTATCTCACCTACAACAGTCACTGCTGTGCGCTGCTGAGCTGGAACATACACAG GGACCTTCCCATTAATCCTGAATGGAATATTGGCTCCACATATTGTGATGAGAGTGATCCATCAGCAAG GGTTCAGCATGTGATCGGAGGCTCAGCAGATACACCTCTAGTTATGGACATGCCCTTTTTTTCAGATGTTGACCAGATGTTTGGAGATGTGAATTTCCACTATCCAGAACTGGACTTCTGTCAGACCCAACCAACATTGGTTTGCACACCTGAAGCAGATGCTTTCAATCCCTGTGAGGACATTGCGGGTTTCAGTTTTCTCAGAGTGGCCATTTGGTTTATCAACATACTGGCCATCACAGGCAACCTGACGGTGCTCCTGGTCTTCTTCACCAGCCGGAGCAAGATGACAGTGCCTCGCTTCCTCATGTACCACCTGGCCTTTGCAGACCTCTGCATTGGAATCTACCTTCTGATGATAGCGACTGTAGACCTGCGCACACGTGGCCACTACAGTCAGCATGCTATTGAATGGCAGACAGGGCCTGGCTGTAGTGCTGCAGGCTTCCTGTCCTTGTTTGGTGGGGAGCTGTCAGTGTACACGCTTTCCACCATCACCATAGAGCGCTGGCACACCATCACCAACGCGATGCAGATAGAGCGCCGTCTGGGTCTGGCGCAGGCAGCAACTATAATGGCAGCTGGCTGGCTCATCTGTCTGGGGATGGGGATGCTGCCCCTGGTTGGTATAAGTAGTTACACCAAAGTCAGCATGTGCCTCCCCATGGACATAGAGACTCCCCTGGCTCAGGCCTTCATAATAATTCTCTTGCTTTTCAACGTGGGCGcttttgctgttgtgtgtgtttgttacgTGCTGATCTATCTGGCGGTAAAAAACCCTGAGTTCCCTAGACGAAGTGCTGATACCAAGATTGCAAAGCGCATGGCTGTACTCATCTTCACAGATTTTCTCTGCATGGCACCCATCTCCTTTTTTGCCATCTCTGCTGCCTTCAAGGTTCCCCTAATCACAGTCACCAACTCCAAGATTCTGCTGGTCCTCTTCTTCCCCATAAACTCCTGTGCCAATCCCTTCCTTTACGCTATCTTCACCAAGGCTTTCAGAAAGGACGCATATCAGCTCATGAGTGCCATGGGCTGCTGTAAAAGCAAGGCCAGTATTTATCATATGAAGTCCTACTGCTCAGAAAATGCAATCAAGAGCAATTtgggaaacaaaaataaaggatACCGCACGGGAGTGAGGCTGGCTGCCATGCCACAGCAAAGTCTTCACctgaaggaggaaggagaggtcACCTGA